The DNA window TCGTGGCTGATGTGTAGGATGCAAGCACTGAAGGTCATCCATGTCAACAAGATATTCATCACAAAAGCGGCCGCTTAATGCTAATGGATCTTCATTAAGCTCCTTTGCTCGATTGATTATCTGTAGACATTAAGAAGTAAGCATGCCCTACAAAGAGCTCTAGCTTCTGAGGTGGGGAAGCTTAAAGAATTTAATAGTGAACAGTCAAACCTCAAAAGATCACCTAAAGTCAATACACTAAGTTCAGTTCATATAAAGCTGGAACTCATGACAATCATGGGTCATTACTCTGTCTTTAGATAAGAAGTCACGCAATTTAACATTCATCTACAACATCAGAATCAACCAAATTGAAGATAAAACACATATGAGAATCATAAATAACTGCACAGAAGCTCAGAACCTTTCTAAATATATAAACAGCAAACTCTACTTCCTTAAATTTATGAATTGCATAGAATTTGGCATTAATTAAAATCTAATTAAGGCGAAGCTTTGTTAAAGTATTCTAAGATAAAAATAGCATTGCATGATTCTGCTTAAAATTATTGGGACAACCATGATGAACCAATACTCTCACATTTCAATTAAAACATCTAACCTTGTCATCAATATCTGTGAAATTCCGGATGTAAGTCACTTCGTAGCCTAATTGTTGGAGATATCTGCAAAACTTGGAACCATAATCAGTAAGATAGCATTCTACAAAACAACAATCTATCCTCTATACCATGTGCAATATAAAAATCAATGCTTCACATGAATTAAACACATTTAAAAAGTTGTTTAGAGTTTCAAGCAGTAAGTCTGTCAATTCAGAAATATTAATGACACATCATCTCTCTCGGCCCCAAAAAATGGGGTATTGGAGGATTACATGCCTCCTTTACGTTTTATACTTTTAAACAATAGTAGATGCCTGCTCATCCCACTCCCACTAATCTATCATTTTCCCAACTTCTAAATCAAAACTCCGTGgtatagagagaagaaaagagggtGAATAGAGTTCTCAAGTATCTCGATTTCCCTCCAAAGTTCAAAGTCAAAACAACttttaattttagaaaaaaaaattcacatcggAAAAATGTGCTGAAAAACATACATGATACTGATACACAAATTTCCCCCCATTATTATTAGATCTTCCTGTAAAACATACATGATACACAAGTAACACAAcccatcattattattattattatactttTCCTTTGGCAATCCCCCTCTTCTCCCTTTAACCTCTAAAACATGATCCCAGTATCGGTATTAgcatttctccttttcttttcacaaATATTGGACAAAGAAACAATCATATAGAGTTTTCTTTCTTAAAGCAACAGAGATTTTATAGAAGGGAtgcaccaagaaggtgcaatCCACAGAGAAAGGATTACAAAGCTAAAGAGCTAACGCTCTCGTGAAAATCAGTTCACATGCTGGCATCCAAAACTTAACTAACAGAAGATTCTCGATCATTAAAGGTTCTGCAATTCATTTCCTTCCAGATTAGACAACAAGTCTCTAAGGGGACTACAAGAACCACCAATTACCAATCAATGCTAGACTTCTTAAAAGAGCCTAAGGActgtacaatttcaatcaacaaacaatGTATGGCAACCATTATATCCATCTGATAATGAATGTCCAACAAGGTATAGGCCGTGCAAGTAACTACAAAGATGCGGACCTGTAGAGAATGTCAAAGGACAAGGCTGCTCGAGCATGGCCAAGGTGGCTGAGGTCATAGGTAGTGACACCACAGACATACATGCCCACCTTGCCCGCCACTTTGGGCTCAAACACCTCCTTCTGTTGTGTCATCGAGTTGTAAACCTTGAAAACATATTCCTCTCTTGTCGCCATTTCTCAATATAGACAAAGACGTGTACACGTTTCTCTTTCTCAAACAGAAACCTGAGTCAAACCATTATAATCCAGttaaattataatatacatGGGAATTCAGTTAAATTGATTTCTTCATGAGATTCACTAGCCAAACAGGAGTTGGCCTGAAGAATCGTTTTAAAATCTATTGATTTTCGTTTAGTTGTGTCAAATTAATTTGATTCTAATTTCTAACAAATGTCAAAAACCACCAATCAAATTCAAACTTCTCCGTGCTCAATCAGAGGATTCATGGAAACACTttgcaaagaaaacaaaaagaaaaacagatgcaaccacaaaaattccaaaactaAATAATATTAGTTCCCGATATTCAATCTTCACAAAGATTGTCCGAAAAAGAAAGTTCAATCCAACGATTCAAATTACACCAAACAATAATTAGCAGCAAACAAAATCACAGGAGAAATCCCTTAAGGCCTTACTTGAGACGTATTAACTCTTACCGGAGTCGTCGATGATCACTGATTCCTTCCGATCTCGCACCGACGCCGGGGTATTACAAACCGTGGTAACTACTCGATCGAGGCGCAAGTCCAAATACTTTGACTAGGGTAGAAGGGGATGTGGGATAGGGTATTTGACGACAATTAGGACAACAGTTGGCGTTGAGAAGGAGCAATGGTGCAAGAGTGTCCGTTTCGATTTTCATGTATGACCCGGAAACACTACGGGTTATCCTGTGGTTTTGGGATCGGGTTATGGGCTCAGATTTGAAAACCTTGTAGACATAGCCACTTAGGGTTGGTTCAATTCAGACGGTTTGAGTCTATAGCCCAAATGAAGATTTTGATTTGGGCTGTTAGATTTAGGCCTGGTCCATCTTAAAGGGTCTGTTAAGTCTTTTCAAACCTCATTTTCATTATGATTAAAATCAAATTACATATCCAcgacttaaaaaataaataaaaaaaaaaagactggcTAATGAAATTCAGTTGATTCGTGCCTCTGCAATCTCATCTCATGATAGAACCTCTCAATGAACATCTCAGCCCTCGATCAACCAAATCTTGATCCTCATTCCATAAATCCAACGGCTCAGAATATACCCCAGTAATGGCTGCAGGCAGAGCTTCCAACGACAGCCTATAATCCACTTCTTCCCTCTCCAATTTCAAGCCACCCAGACACCGACAGAAAACCAACATCGAATACAGATTCCGGCCGCAGCGCATTCCATTCCTCAGCCATCTTTTATTGGAAtgtgatgatgtctaaaacaggtctaccctatcagacaaatcagtcaagtcagactgagctggaataactaatttctcctttgctggtacgtgatctcttctttccttcctgcacaagaagcgaacgtaagcttcggtagggccccgagggtgtactcggggggacctcttcgacgctcaagtcagtacagtactaaacttgggaggatggctcgttgcttcgaacgttgcctcttgctcagtaagtattttagagtgcaggagttagatagcTTACCTGAGAgtagaggttccccttttatatgagtttgaagtgtttaagttgtagtaggagtcagactctctctcattggctttccagagggtttctcggatggtaaattccatccgtatccctctccaaaggggagtaggactctacctagaattggcgtcctatgaggactcttcattaGTTGAagcttcgtgcgtacatgctttTGTAGTACGGTTACcgaagtgtggtcttcggtctgatagtgcagaggtaCACACTTCAGTCAAGAACCGAAAtttacccttcggtacgtcacccacattgtcctcactggaacttactctgccacgtggccttctcccattagagggggtattttgggaatatcagaaTGAAAAGGAGGAGTGCTTGAAGCAGAAAACTCATACTCCTCAAGAAAGCCATATTTGTTGTAATTACACTTAAGAAGCTTAAACCTCTTGAGCTTTCTTGCTTTATTGAGAGATATAACAAGTTTTGAGATTATGGGTCTTCTTCTTCTCACTCTGGAAATGAAAACAGAGACTCTGTTTGAGACCTTGTGGAGGATGGCCAGCCTTTTCTGGGGCATTGTTTCTGGGCTTAATTGGGTTGTGTGTGAAAAGAAAGCGTAATATGTTTTTGTTGATCGGAGCCTTTTTAAGTCCATAAAAAGTTGGATAGGGCCATGCTGTTGGTTGGGGGCTTGCCAAGTTGTAAAAAGGTCGTGGTCGGTTGTGCTTTGGACTTTGGACTTATTATCAAGGAATTGGCAAACTAGCCGTTAGAATCCTAGTGGGTTCCCTCCTTTGCTTTTGACTTTTCAAATTAATGAGAAGTTTGAACTTTGACCTGTTTTTGACTCgacaaaaaaattacattgactctttcttttcttttttttcttatacgGAAAACTGTGATTTTGTGATTTATTGATGTTTTCCAAGGTCAATACCTTGTCCATTGACCAAAGTAATGCTTACCTTTTACACAATTCTTTCAATTGCTCTGCCTCAATTCTATAAGATGCTGGCTGTGgagatttttgttcttttcttgcaCTGTTGATTAAGGAAACACATACTCGtttatttttatgcaatttgcaaaAGCTCACCATAATTTGTTATACTTATAATCCCACATTATAAACGGAAGAACTTTTTTGGGATCAAATACCTTTAAGTGAGATTAcccaaagaaacaaaatcatgtGGATTTGATGTATTCATATCGAATCATCAAACCCAAAGTGGATGATATTTGATTTGAGTGGGTTGAGAATTCTGATATGGTATCAGGGCAAAGTTTTGGTCCTGATTAACGGACATCTATCTGTCCACTTGTTAGGCCTAGTATAACCCAATTCACAAGTATAGAAGAGTGTTAGACTTATAATCCAACATCGATTGTCGCTTGGAGAACATCAAGCTAGCAGTGTGCTTTATaagaaaagtctaaatttctttCAATCATCAAATATATTCTATGGGTTCAAAATACAGTTAAGTGATGCGACTTAGATAAATAAAGTCGTGCGGGTTCGATGTATCTACAATGAACCTGCAAACccaaagaaaatatttattgatttgaGAGAGCGGAGATTTTTTATCGAATTGCAATGgtaatttttcattgattataTTGTGTCGTAACTTGATGTTGAATTTTGATggtgtattttaaattttaaataaaaaatagtgtatatttattgttattcaatatttaatttgttattttaattAGTCTATCAAATGAGATAAACTAATACTTTGTCAATAATTCATACACCTATTTACTAACGCAAATCTTACTCTCATAGGATCGATCATacctttggtttttttttccatgagCGAATACCTTTATTGTTGCTTATGCCTTAGTGGATTAAACAACTCACGCCTTTATTTATCAACTCAATTTATACAATAAATGGATCCTTCAAGATTACAATATTATAAACTAAATGTTAATTTTGTTTCTATTACAATTTGAATTTATCTCTATTACAACATCATTAATAATAGTTATAAACAACTCTTTTTCTATGGAACATACAAGACAATCATTTAAAAATTAGTCACTCATATAATTTGTAAATCTGTCTTGATGATGTTTATTCATGAGAAATATCTTTCAATACTTGTCGTTGCTAAAGATAAAATCATTGCTAACTTCGAAAGTTAGCAAAAGTCGGCACACCAAAGGAAAAAAGATATTGGTTCTTAATTGGTTATCATTGTTGGATGATGTAATGAATTAAGGAAACTTTATTTTTAAGttttcaaatgaaataaataatgctataaaaaaaaatcggaGTTTACGAATCTACGGCCAAAAAGGGTGATTAAAAGTTGTGTTCCATATATCCAACGGTTGTGACACGAACCATACTCGAAAAAACGACGTATCACCCGGGAAAACCCAGATGTGCGAAAAAAATTCGCTTAAGGTGTATTTTAGCGGCGACCCATCTTATTATTATGAACCTAAATCCCACGGTACCCGAACGTTAGAACCACCTTCTCTTTTCCCTGCCTTTTTATGCCACTCATATATAAACTCTGTTCTTCCCGGTGATTTCACAAATACCAAGAAGAATCCTAAATCACAGACTCTCCTCCCGAATTTGAAATATCTGCAAACAGCTTCAAAATTATAGGGAGAGCTTTCGATCTGAGCTCTCGCTACGAGTCCCGGAGTGGGCTTGTGTTATGAATGGTGTGCTCAGGAGCGTGGGAGGGTCAGCGAGTGCCGGAGGCGATGGCGATGGGCTACGAAAGAACAAGGCCGCTTCACAATTTCACGCTTCCTTGCTTGAAGTGGGGCATCCAGAAGCATCTTCGGTGCCAGAAAGTCGATGAATCAAACAATCAAACAGTATCGGCTGCCTCCGGCGACCGTAAACGGAGATCTCCACCATCCAATTATGCTGCCGATTCCTCTCGCGAATCGGATGGTCGTCGGCTCAATATTCCAAAGCAGATTGGCGGCGATGGCAAGGAGGATACGAATGGGGTCGCTGGGGAGAATGGCATGATTGATCTGGTGAATGCCTTGTCCGATTTTGAAGAGAACTCtgtgggagagggaaaaaaggGTGCATCCAAGGAGGTGAATGGGCAGAGGAAGCAGGAACCTCCTTCCGGGGTGGCGCAGGTGGATGAGGCGCGACCTTGGAATCTGAGGACCAGGAGGTCTGCCTGTAAGTCTCCCATCAGTGGGGAAGCGGTTTCTGCTGGAAACGGATTAAGGATCGAGAGGAAGCAGAATTATGAATCGCCCTTGAGGAGTGAAATCGCCAAGTCGTCGAGGTTCGGCGGCACTGGAGAGAAGGAGAGGGCTAAGTTTTCGATTCAGCTCACGAGGAAGGAGATCGAACATGATTTCAAGGCGTTAGTGGGCCACCGGCCTGCAAGGAGGCCCAAGAAACGTCCGAGGACCGTACAGAAAGAGTTGGACGTAAGTCCAAtacttttaatttttcaaattcattggtttcttccttttttgttGTTGCAGACAAAGTGTTTTTGGCTTTCTGATATTGTGTATTCACGTTGCAGTCGATCTTTCCGGGTGTGTTGTTGAGGGAAGTGACGGCTGATATGTACAAGGTGGAGGAATTTCCAGAAAGCGGGAAGGTACATTACTGATTTCTTAGTTTCCTGGCTCTTGAGAATTTGTGGAAAagggaagaaatttttttacttgaccagattttctatttcttttttggattttctgatttgtgcattgtttttttccttctttattgGTTTGATTCGAGAAATCTATAAGCCCAACCCCATTcattatttgtatctttacaGAGGTAGTCATGGAGATGGTTGCCTTCCAAAGGAACATTAGACTTTCAAGGATTAGTTGACTCATGTGAGACTTCTGGTGGAGCTAATTAGGGGTACACTGAAGTTCGTCACCATCTTGGTGAAACAGGAATTTGATGCAAGTGATGAATTCTTTGTTTTCACTATGTCGTGTAGGTTCAGTCGCTTTGAAATGCTAATTTTGTTCATTAATCATTGgttaatttttctttatatttacTAGAGAATAATTTGTCAAAAGAAGGGGAGTTCTGTGAGCTCAATTGTTTGAGAACAGTTAATAAGCTCTCttgaattttaataaatttatttctgGATTTTTAAGTTGTGATGTTTGATTACCTTGAAGCTAGAGCAAGTATTAATTTGGGTACACATGGTCACATACATGCATGACTGTGTCTTTATTTTCAATTCAAAGCAAAAATTGCTCTGTTTTTGTAAATTATGCCATTCTTATTTTGAGTTTTAAGACTTCTCCGATACTGTCTTTTCTTATGGAGAATAACAAAGCTCTGCATCAGGTAACTTTATACCTAATCTTTATTTGCATGTTTAGGTTACTTTGAGGAAAGATGGGCATAACATTTGAGCCTTACATATTTTGTTTTAGCTGAATTATTTAGCATGCTCCACTTCCTGGGCGGGTAGTTTTTTTTAGTTCTTACTCCCAGCTACTTCCATTACGTTGAAAGTTGGCTGTCGGTGCTTGTTTTGATACAGTTTCTTCTTGCTTTTGTCCATAGTTATTTTGTTTTAGCTGAATAATTCATTATCTTGATTGTTGATGAATCCATGTTCAGTTCAACTAAATGGTGTATTTTTTGACAGTGGAATTTGAATGTGGCTAGAGATTATATATACCTGCCATAATTATACTGTAGTAGGGGTTAATTTGATGAGAGAAATAAAGTGTCTTGTGTCTATGCTTTTTTCATTGAAATGTGAAATTGTTGCACTTAACTTTGCACTTGGATGAAAGTGATTAGGTGAATACTAAAATGGAGTGTCTTCTGCATACATTTTTCTGGTTTTCCTCAAATGCCTATGAAGTACATTGAGCTTGAGTTAGCTTCCCCTTCGTGAACAGAAACAGAGTAAATATTGATTCTTCTGGAtccttttttccccttcaatTTCTGTTTTGTTTGATCGGAGCTGTGAAAAATTGAATCCAAATCTTCAGAATTACAGCATCATAGGATTGCATAGGCTATTGCTTATCTTTGTTTCTGTTTCCCCCCTCATTTGTTTTCTCCCTCATATGTGTTAGTCATGGCTATAAGATATGCCTCACAGATACAATGCCTCAGTgttacagatttttttttactattttttctCTAACATCTATACCTTTTCCTTTATAATCTCTGTGGTTTGGCAGCCATGATCCTTGATGTCCTctatttggaattttttttttgtttttgtttttcttactTGTTTGGGGAAGGGGAGGTGGATAAGGTTGGATTGTTTTGGAATGTATTAGTTTAGGCAAAGTAGTTGTGCTGTAAAGCCGCTGGGTGTTCCTTGCACACCTACTTTTTATGTGGAAACAGAGGATCAATCCCTTTTTGGCTTTAATATGAGTGGTTGCTAGATCATCAAGCAATACATGCATGGCCTAGTTAGGTGCTCTGACGAGTATGATTTGTGCACATCTCTTTTGCAAATTGCAATCCGTTACACCCATACTTGGGGAAGTTAATGGAGTAAGCACTTTTTTGACTATTATTTAAACATGAAAATTGCCGTCCCCCGAGGCTGCTTCTTGGATCACTACGCAGCCCTTGAATCGTACGAGTCTACCTTTTGTGGCTTTGACTCCTACGGTGCGTGAAGACTCGCAAAATTTCTTTGACCTAGAACAAGGATTTAGGGCTTTAAAAAAAACCTGGGCAAACCAAACAGCCCCTAAATATTTGATATTCTTTGAATTTAGTATTttctaagataaaaaaaaaaaaaaaaaccctgaaaTAGTATGCGGATGACGAtaagttttgttcgaaaaaacggaaaggagaaaaggaaaagacaaaaagcacCGTCCTGACTCTGGATGCCGAGTGTTCTTCTTTACAAGGGAGGCTTGGGTCGGATTTCAACGACAAGTGTGCTGCCTGGCTGGGTCCCGACCTGACCCGAGCTTGTCCAGTCATATACTCTTCGAAGCTACGATTGTTGCATCAATTGCTACTGGACATGGCGGGAGGAGGAAGCACAAAGCTTAGGTAATTTTGCTATTATCTTACTAATTGGATTGGTGTTGAgcattggtgtttttttttgccGAGAAAGCATAGGAAATTAGGAATTCAAGGCAATTGGAGAGACAATCGGGCTACTTTTCTGTTGAGGAAGTACTCTTCTGGTTCTTCGCCTTTCTAATTAGTTCAATTAGTTCTGGAATAATGCTTCATCCACCCAATATGTTACCTCCATTTAACCACCATTTAGTTCTGAGTCAATAATGCTTCTTAATTTGTAAAACTTTCATCTTCAGAATTTATCTGTTTAGTGTATCTAGATAGTACTTAGCAAGGTAGGCAAAATCTTGTCTCACAGTGACAGTGGTGGAGGGAATTTTTTCACAAGAAG is part of the Tripterygium wilfordii isolate XIE 37 chromosome 7, ASM1340144v1, whole genome shotgun sequence genome and encodes:
- the LOC120002797 gene encoding uncharacterized protein LOC120002797 is translated as MPQKRLAILHKVSNRVSVFISRVRRRRPIISKLVISLNKARKLKRFKLLKCNYNKYGFLEEYEFSASSTPPFHSNKRWLRNGMRCGRNLYSMLVFCRCLGGLKLEREEVDYRLSLEALPAAITGVYSEPLDLWNEDQDLVDRGLRCSLRGSIMR
- the LOC120001733 gene encoding uncharacterized protein LOC120001733 encodes the protein MVCSGAWEGQRVPEAMAMGYERTRPLHNFTLPCLKWGIQKHLRCQKVDESNNQTVSAASGDRKRRSPPSNYAADSSRESDGRRLNIPKQIGGDGKEDTNGVAGENGMIDLVNALSDFEENSVGEGKKGASKEVNGQRKQEPPSGVAQVDEARPWNLRTRRSACKSPISGEAVSAGNGLRIERKQNYESPLRSEIAKSSRFGGTGEKERAKFSIQLTRKEIEHDFKALVGHRPARRPKKRPRTVQKELDSIFPGVLLREVTADMYKVEEFPESGKR